The genomic window GAATTGTTAGATCAAAGTTTGAAGGATCTCTTTATTTGGTTGCTTTTAGAGTGGTCGCAACAATTTTTGGGATTGGAAAGCCCCtctattttgaatttcttagatgCTCTTTATTGTGGCTAGCTTTGCGCTTTTCTAGGTTTTTTCTGTCTTAATTGGTGCTTGTTTTGACAATTTTGTATATGCTACTTTTATACGTAGGGTGCACTCCttctttttggtgttttttaatACATCCCtttgtcaataaaaaataaaataaaatactttgtGCTTGAAATATTAGGAATTTTAGATGGTCCTCAAATATTAGAGTGAATCAAAGAACTTGTATTACTTAAAGGAAAGGAAACATGATGATGTTTAGCAAACTTACAAATATCACAATGTAAATTGTTGACACCAACATTTTTTGAATAGTAAAGGAAACATATCTTTGAGTATACTAAATGGTGGATGTCCAAGACGGAAGTGTTGAAGGAAATATTATTGGATAAATAGGAACATGAAGGCTGGTTGCTATTGCCACCTTGTGTCTCAAGAAAGTAGAGttcatcattttccttagcatgtCTAATCATCCTCCCCATAACTCGATCTTGAAAAACATAGTAAGTTGGATAGAAAGTCACTCTATAATCCAAATCTTTAGTAACTTAATGAACAAACAAAAGATTAATAGACAATTTAGGAACATGCAACGCATTTTCTAATGGAAGAGAGGGGAACAAAGTAATGGTTCCTTGACTTGCAAAGGTAGTGAAAGAGCCATTTGCAATTTTGATTTTCCTATTACTAGGACAAAGATTATATGTGGTAAATGACTAAGAAGAATATGTCATATGATTTGTTGCCCCCAAGTCTATGACCCAAGAATCATTGTGGAGGCACTAAGGGCATAAGAAGTAGGAAACTTGCTTGTTTGTGCAAATGAACACGATCCATTTGGTTTTTCAAGGGAACTAAGGAGATTTCTCAGCCTCTCTatctcctctttattgaatCCTCTAATCTTTGAGCTACTTGAATTGGAATTCTCATAAGAATGGCCTTCTGCATGAGTCAAGTGAGCTTGTTCTCTTAGCTATCTACCCTTAAAACCATCATGCTGACTTACTCCTTGGGGTTTCCCATGGAGTTTCCAAGAGGTCTCTTTGGTGTGATGGGTCTTCTTATTGTAGGTGCATCATACTCCATCATGATTGAAAGACCTTGTTGATTCATTCTTAATGGTTTCAGTGTGCTACCTTGTCCCTCAACATCTCTTTTGATTCCTCCATTACTTGTTTTTGTGGAAACTAGGGTAAACCTTTCTATGGGTCGTGAGTTAAGCATAATACCTCTTCGGTTTTCTTTGGCTTGGATCATTGAGAAGACACCCTGTAATAAGGGTAAAGTTTCCTTCCCTAAAACCTGCACTTGGACTTGCTCAAACTCAATATTAAGTTctgcaaaaaatttaaaaatcctTTCCCTTTCTATTTAtctattagaaaaagaaaaaagaaaatcctttCCCTTTCTACAAGCATTAGTAACATGGCAAAGTCTTCACTAcacttcatttaaaattttttataatagtccAATTGAAGCCAAAGTCTTTGCATGATATTGTAGTATTCAGTGATTGAAAGAGTACCTTGTTTGGTTAATGttatttttgtcttaatttcATTAATCAAGGTTGCATCTTGGAATTGGTTTGGTAGACTGTTTACCAGATCTCCCTTGTTGTTATTAGAAACATACAAGTTCCGCTTATTTTAGGCAACATCAATTTCCATAACCAAGACATCATTATGGAATCTTCATTGTCCGATTTGACAAATGTAGGATCATTTTGAGCTGGTCCGGTATTCATTGAATGACTtaatttcccttttcctttcaaAAAAGTCTTTACCACTTGTGACCATTGTAAGTAGTTTTTGCCATTCAATCGATATGATGATTGAATATTTTGTATCTCCCCTTTTTGCGACACCTCTCCAGATTGGTTTCCAGTCATCACAACAATAGGGTTGGCTTCAGATGTTTCAGACACGACTGAATAATGGACGATTAGAAGGGATTTTTTAGAGAATCAAATttctaagaaatttttttcagCAAGATAGACTATGATTTTTCAGAATTTTCTTCCCAATGAGCAAGAGCTTTGATACTAtgaggaaaaatattattttctgctAAATTGAATAATCCTTACAcagggaatatatatatatatacacacaaagATTAATTACAACTTATTTAAGGAGAGTTTGACAATCCTATTACAATCTTATCAATCCCTAAAAATCAGGGGACGGCCTAACTAATtacataaaaattagaaaatgattaCAATTAGGAAActactttattttaataaaatatctacaGTTGTACATTGATTCTTGAAAGTTGGAGAATCATATAGATTCTCCAACAATTTGGTTTGCAGACATGGGTATTGCTGaagtaaaatgaaattttgtcCAAGTAGATTTTCCAAGTTGCTTCTTTGATGGACATAAGGACATGActtgcatttttatttatttatttattattattattattggtgttGTTGTtagtaaatattattttgtaaaatcatGGGTGTTTTTGAATGATGGAGGATCCATGTTCATTTGGATAGAGTAGCATTGCTCAATGGGGAATCTGATTaatagttgttaaaaacttacaaTACATTAtatgatacaatttttttttcttttattaaaattgatatgTAGCTCAATTCATATCTTATCTTAAGCATATCTTATGATACACATACGATATATGATATAACAATACAATGTTGCATACACCTTcgattatttttcataatttttaagagaaatcacattcattttttttttggttgaaaaaattattatattaatagttTAAATATACAAAAAGGTTGTAAATTGATCGTAAATGGGAGAAATGggtaaaataatcttatattaAAAACTATATCAATTTGTTAAATACTATATTGGAAGTTAAGTAAATTTATTCTTACAATGAATATTgaagaattttcatttgaatgatttgaatgtTGTCATTGAAAATGATGGGAGATTGgtgaataaaaacttttatgtaATACTTTTTTGGTGGGAAAGGAATGATGACGAgcatgaaaaattggaactttatatatatatataaaatttggaactaaaaatcaAATCTAAAAGTTTAGTaagtttatttttgtgaattttgtGATAACCCTATATTAAActcatttattaaattgaacttttcaaaactctatGAAATAATAGAAAGACAATACATGTTAAATTTTATGAGTtaacaactatatatatatatatatttgatcgACAAACAACTATAAATATATTCAATAGATGTTATATTCGTGAAGAGACCTTTGAATGGGTGGGTCACCCTCTTAATCTTTTTTGTGTAGCTTTTGAGCTTTGCCATTTTACTTTATGCTCTTTTGGATCATGTTGTGTGCTTCAAAAAGCTTGGTGGAAAATCTTTCCCAGTGGGTGGGGATGTGGCTTAATAATGTGCCAAATTCTTGGATCTGTGCTGTTTGCATAGTTGCATCTTTTTGCCTTGTATGGCATATGCTTGGAAGGTGTGCAAAGcctaaatcaaaatttagatcAAATTCTAATATAAGGAAACATACCCAtacatatatgtgtgtgtgtgtatgtatatgcatatatattttataattcttgATAGCTTACTCAAGCTGAGTTCAaagtttttctttataaattattgaGAATTTTAATTTGGTTGTACAGGGATTACTATTTTCATTGATTATGTTGTAGTTCATATATAAGATAGATGATATTGTAATCATATCAGGCAGATTGGAGAGCTTTGCGAGGTGCACTCATTGGTTGCTTGGCATTGATGAAGAGGAAAAGTAATATGGGTAGGGTCACTGACAATGATGCAAGAGCAGTTGCCCAGGCATACTTAGAGAATGTACAGGTGCAATCTTTAGGACAGCATGACAGGAAGGTACATCACTTATCCACCCAGTGTTGATGCTCACATATTTTAGTATTTCACTGCTAAAATCTAGCAGACAAGTTTTGTCCTTTATTAGGAATCCAATTTCTTAATAAGCTTAGCCAGTTtgcttcaaattttaatttttcttgcaGCTCTGCTTTGAGATTTTGGAATGCCTATTAGATCACTACCCCGAATCAGTTGCTTCACTGGTATTATCCTTAGTCTTGCTTTCCTATTCCTGTGCTCTTTTCACATATTTTAGGTACAATACTTGAATGTTGTTTCATAATTTTGTCAATGGTAAAATAAGAACTGTGAGAGAGAGATCCAATACTATCAGAGTGATTGCAGTCATGTCTCCTTAAACCTGGTTTATTTTGACACTTACctacttttatttttagtgCAACTTTTTAAGGTTCTGATAATTTCAGGGATAAGactaaaatagaattatttgaATTCAATGTAGCATccattttattaatgaaaatctATGTGGCCTAGTTCATTCAGCATGATTATTAGCCTTCTCTAACTCATTGTCTTAAGTAAATAATTCTATATCTATTAAGGTCTTTCTATTTGATTCATAATGGTTTCCTCGGTAACCATGAAACTCTATTCTCATGCATGCATGTCACCCACtagttttacttttactttttgtAAATTGCTTGAAGTTTTAGATTTGAATGTTTTTGGAGTTAGATTGGATCATTTGGTATGATCACTTGGCTAAATTTATTATTCTCAAAGAACAACCTTGCTTTTGGTGTTCCTCCATTATATTTCCATTTTCAGCAACTTTATATGATCTGTACATGCAACTTGTGGCTTCTTAACTGCCCTTGTTCCATCTCTCCAACTCTTGTTCattgtatttatttgttaaagcAAGACATTGCAGAACACCTCTTGTTTCAATCGCTCCTCTTATACCGATCTACCTACATAagtatgtgtgtgtgtttgcTGTATTTCAATATTGATCCTAGTGTTCTTTGTGTATAGGGTGATGATCTTGTTTATGGGATCTGTGGAGCTATCGATGGAGAAAAGGATCCTCGTTGCTTAATGCTCACATTTCATATCGTGGAGATTCTTGCACGACTATTTCCAGATCCATCTGGTCCACTAGCTAGTTTTGCTGGGGATCTTTTTGACATTTTGGGCTGTTACTTCCCTATACATTTCACACACGTAAGCGTGATGAATACTAGTTGCTTTAATATCTATACTTACCTAAGCTATTTCTTGGCTCAAAAAGGAAAGTAGGACATATTTGTAAGATTTTCCTTATTTGTTGGTGGGAAGAAATTGttggtattttgattttctttaacaCCTTATTTCTATAATGACCACAAAGTCAGGTGTTTACTTCTGAAATTCTAGTTTTCATTTGATGGGCAGTGAAATATCTTGATAACCTAGTCGAGCGTGAATCCAATGAAGTGATGGGTGATTAAAACTATGTTGTATATCTCTGATTTTGTATGCAATCTTGTGTCTGTATTTTTGTTAGATATGATTCTTTGCAGAACGAAATTTCCACTCAATTCTTGATTGATATTGCTTGGGTTAATCTATACAGCCTTGTGCTAAGCTAAATGTCACTGTTGATCTATGGTTGTTTGTTAAAACTGTTAATCTTAGTTCCCAGTCTAACTGCAAATATAATTCACCCAAAAATTCTATGTTGTGAATGTGAATATTAAATTTTGCAGGAGTCAATTGCTGCTGTTGCTTTCATTAactgaaatttttaatattcaatccttatttttatacattCTGTTTGTTATGCTCCTTCATGTCTTTGATGTATGGTTCTATATGATCCAGCCCCAAGGTGAAGATGTTGATGTGAAAAGAGATGACCTCTCTAGGGCATTAATGGTATGCAATTTACTCTAAGTGCTATTCTTTAAATTTTGtgccttttattttaaaagaatttggtATTTAGTCCTTCTTTGAATCAATGCTACAAATAATTCACTGTACTATAAACATTATTGATGTttgattgattatatatatttcCACTTTAAGGTAAAGCTCCTTAGTGAACTCTCGTGAAACATGTGGTCTTTGGTGCAAGGGTTGATGGAAACACAAATTGGAGGTTTCAATTGTTCTATCTCTAATGGATGATTAAAGAATATGACGCCATGAACTTGTTCTTATTCATAATAATATGTTGACTATGCCCAGTCAATTGTTTGAGATTCCAATTGGAAGGGCCTAGGTGGTGAGAAGCTATAATTTGAGTATGGAAAGTCAATCCTGAAACCTTGTAAGTGACCAGGTTTACTAAACTGCTTGTCTAGGAAGATATAGCTGGCACATggaaaatatctatatattgtttAACTAGTGTATGAGAAGTTATTAATGGGTAACCATATTGTGTTAATTCTTTTTTCTCCTCCTTTCAAGGtatagaaaaaacaattttcttgaaACCTACTTTCAAAGAACAACTATAGTTTGCTCAGTTTTTTGTAGTCTTCCTTACTTGTCCAGCTTGTATTGCTTCTCATTAAGGAGTTTCTCTTGTTGTTTTAATTAGATTTATATATTGTGGAAGGATGTGTTGTCCttcttgatatttttaattaatagaaaagaTTTAGTGTGTTTCTGATAAAAGACCTACTCATCtgtctaaattttcctatacGTAAAAAAGGAGGGGGGACCTTGTGGATGGATTGTGGACTATTATGGATTCATCTGTAACTATATCAGCCTTTTTTTTCCCACCTGTTTACATTTTCCTTTGCTCTTTCATTACACAAAGTTTGTAAGTCTGCTTGTTGGTGTTTCCAACTGTTTTTCACTGATCAATGTCCTTCCACTTATAACTGCTCCACTACATGCGTTCTGGTGTAGCTTGCCTCAGAATACAAATATAGGGATGGGCTGAGTCATGCATGCTCAGATCTAAGACAGAAAACTTACAATCCGATTATAGATCAGATTCTTCGCcagcaagaaaaaaaatcaaaatccatgaGCTACGAGGATAAAAGTAACAAGCCTTAGcaaagaaagggaagaaaataagaatttcTGGAATCTGAATACTATTCACCCAAAGTCATACCTTTTGAGTCTTATAATATGTAAACTTAGCATACTTAGTCTCTTGGTTGAGCTGGAAATCCTTTTATTCCTATGAAAATTAGTTTCTTACTCCCTTGAACTCTAACAAACTCATAAATGATCTTATGCTCAGTCCATTTCCTTGGAATGAAACCCATACCTATAAAATCCCATAATATTGCCCCGAATTCTAAACTTGgtaaaattcctaaaaaatctCTAACTCGCTGAAATCCAAATAAACTAAATTGAGTCATACAacagaataaattaaaatattatcaaattggtCCTAAAGTCCCTTTTTAGATTTTCTGCTTTTGCCTCCAAAAGTTGCATCACAGTCTTCATTGAATCTCATTTCCTTCTCAACTTATTTGCCCTGGTTGGGATTAGATCCCTTGTGTTGCATTCTATGTATGTGGTGTATACATCCATCTGGTATTAAGTAATTGGGTGATGAAACTATGCATGATTTGCATACTTAGGGTTTGGTATTTCTCAATAAAGCCTTGGTGAGCAGATTATGAAGATTACATCTATGATAGAAGGGTTCTATATCTGTTATTTTTCTTGAATAAGCTTTTTCAAGGTTGGATTTCACTTgaaatgtttgttatgtttttttcccctcccattaaatagcatgtttttatgaatttattgaTTACGTTGAGGCAGATTTGCTACCATGGTGTATCTAAAGGGCTGCAAATGTTCAACCTAGTGTTTTGTTTCAATACATTGATATTGTTTTATGGTCTAATTTATTTTGACTGCCTTACCAGATACATGATCTTCCCTTCTgcaatttttatattgaactattttcttttacagCTAGCATTTTCTTCTACAACTCTCTTTGAGCCGTTTGCCATACCATTGCTTCTTGAGAAACTTTCTTCTTCTCTGCCATTAGCAAAGGTTGGTGAAATTGAATAtagttctattttattattaatttatttatttcttctactGTAGCAACTTTTCCACTGTATGCTGTATGGGAGTTTCTTTGAAATGGCCAATCTATTCAACCTGTTCAGTTTGGCTTTCTAATGTTGGCAGGTTGATTCTTTGAAGTATCTCAGCAATTGCTTGTTGAAATATGGAGATGACAGAATGACAAAGCATGTTGAAGCTATTTGGTTTTCAGTAAAAGATGCAATCTTTTGTTCAGAGCAAGAACCCATGTTATCCTTGGCTTCAGAATTACTAGATCATGTGGGCTTTCAGGAGAACGAAATTGTGACAGAGGCTATCATACTTCTGCAGAAggttattttggaaaatagtgGTTTGTCATTAAGTTTGATTGTTGGTGATAAAGATATAAACACGATAGTCAACACAGTCACTAGTTTTAGAAGTTACAATGATATTCCTCTGCAAAGCAAGCACAAACTATGTGCAATTGGTCGTATCCTCTATGTTTCtgccaaggcctctatcacctgcTGCAATCGAGTGTTTGAAAGCTTTTTCTTCCGCTTGATGGATACTCTGGGGCTTTCAGTGAGAAATTCATCTGGGGATTGCCTTCCAAATTTTGATTATGTCTTTAGTGAAAGACTTAATTTTGGAGCCCTTTATCTCTGCATTGAGCTCCTTGCTGCATGCAGAGATTTGGTGGTTGGCTCTGAAGAACTCACATCAAAATCTGTTTCAGCACAAGAATCATGGTGCTGCATGCTTCATAGCTTTTCGAGTTTATTAATGAAGGCCTTCAGTTCTGTATTGGATGCAAGCACAGACAAAGATGCTTATGAGGCAGATATTTACTCTGGAGGTAAATGTTTTTGTTTCAgaatgcaatatatatatatatatatatatatatatatatatatatatgttgttttCATTTGATGCTTGCATAGTGATGATTCATGAGCGTCAAGTGGATATGTTAAATGGACTTGAGTATTCATGTTGATTATTAGTGTGTATCTAGATGTTGAATCTATCTAATTCTCAAATCTTAGGACATGAAAGGACTGTTGAATTATGAATTTGACCTTTCTTCTATACTGGGGTATAATGATGTATGTACAATAACATGTTCAATTGCTCACATGTGTACTATACTCATGCTAAATATCTGACAAATTTGTTATGTCTCTCAATTTGTTGGACATGCCTAAATGTGCAATATCAAGCCTGTGTAACACATGTTTTATACCCATGCCCATGTGACGTTGTGGATGCTTCACTCAATTTAGAGCATTTCTTTAAGATTCATTCATGCTTCATGCATCATGCATCTTTGGGTGTGAATAGACAATAAATTGAAACAAAGCCTGTAAAATGAAAGCCACAAATTGGTCCTACCCTTTTTATGATATCAATTGGTTTTCACCATGATAAACAATTTTGAGTTGAATACTTTCAGTTGCATGTTCAATATTGGACATCACGTTATGTAATTCTAGAAATGTTGTATTTGCTTGAAATTCTGTTATTTCTTCTCACATGAATGAAATCTAATAGTTTCATGTGATTTAATTGATCTCAATAAATCGTTTTTATCCTGGtaccatttttcttcatttcttaaaTGCTTGTGGATTTATATCATGAATTGTATTAATAAATCTGCTATGGTGTTTAGCATCTTTTGTCATAAGTCTTTTTGGTTTGATATCAGTTGTAGTTTTAGGTTAAAAATGTGAGACTTAATGCTCAGTTAATTTCATCTGTAGTGATCCtcctccttttttttaatattaatttgcAGTGAAAGGTTTGCAGATTCTGGCTACTTTCCCAGGGGAATTTTTACCAATATCAAAATCCATATTTGAGAATGTTTTGTTGACATTTATATCAATTATCGTTGAGGATTTCAACAAAACATTGTTATGGAAACTAGCATTGAAGGCATTGGTGCAAATTGGCTCATTCATTGATAGATTTCATGAATCTGAGAAGGCACTGAGTTATAACTACATTGTTGTTGAGAAGATTGTTTCATTGATGTTTCTCGATGATTTTGGCCTGCCTTTTCAACTCAGACTGGAAGCAATTTCTGATATTGGCACTACTGGTCTGAATGTTATGCTGAAAATTGTTCAAGGGTTGGAAGATGCTATATTTGCTAATTTATCGGAGGTTTATGTAAGTGTGAGATATGAAGGCTCACATGGTAGACGTGAAGAAAATTTTCCCTTTAGAAGTCATGAAATGTCCTGCTTGAGAAAAATAACATTTGTGCCATCTGTTGATGTCAGTAACCTATCTAAAGATGTGTCTATATATAAGTTGAATTCATTGAGCAACACAATTGGATTGTGTCAGATTCACTCTCATTCAGTACATTTCATGGGTTTCTATTTCTTGTCGGCTTTGCATCAATATTTAGATTCTTCCTCTCTCCAAGCTCCTTTTTGAAGCTGTTTTCTTGGTTTAATGTTTCTTGAGTATTGTAATCTGTTTGTCTAGGTCCATGGAAATCTGAAGTCAGCCAAAATCGCAGTTCAGCTTTTGGAATGTTACTCTAATAAGCTGCTTCCAGGGTATAATATTCTACCctaatatttttgtttcctttttttgttgttCAATGTTGAATATTCTGATTGTGGTGGTTCTGCCATCCTTCTTAACCCTGTGGAATGTCATATAATGTGTCCAACAACTATTAAACCAACCCATGACTTTTCAAAGTTCAATGATGTCTGTGCTTTTCTGCTTTCTTCCATGTTGTGAAGgcattctaaaaattattgtattAGCTGTAGAATTGTCACTTAGATGGGTTTTTTTGGTTTGCATTTTCATACAGAAGGCCTCTTGATACTAGGTGCTGGAAAGAAATTCCCATGCTTTCAATGTTGAACCCAAATGCATTTTGTCCCAACAATATTATTggtatcttatatatttttttctgcACTAAATATCTGGTGAAAACCAGGTCTCTAATGATGAATCGTTGAAATTGATGGTCACATATGTGATATTGCCAGAACAGTTGATActtatatttactatttttacgAGATCTACTAGTTTTTATTCCATTGCTTtcttttgaaatcaaaatttaaatctcCAACCTGAGCATGTGGTCATGTGCATGCACGCTCATGCAAGTATCAATTCCTTTTTAAAGTATGAGATGGAGAGGAAggattttcatgttttttaacTGTATGGTAGAgggcctttt from Vitis vinifera cultivar Pinot Noir 40024 chromosome 9, ASM3070453v1 includes these protein-coding regions:
- the LOC100260012 gene encoding MMS19 nucleotide excision repair protein homolog isoform X3 is translated as MAQLSQLTQYIESYVDSSRSSTQQAASVDAIAYLLKNDILTLETLVTEMGMYLTTTDNIIRTRDWRALRGALIGCLALMKRKSNMGRVTDNDARAVAQAYLENVQVQSLGQHDRKLCFEILECLLDHYPESVASLGDDLVYGICGAIDGEKDPRCLMLTFHIVEILARLFPDPSGPLASFAGDLFDILGCYFPIHFTHPQGEDVDVKRDDLSRALMLAFSSTTLFEPFAIPLLLEKLSSSLPLAKVDSLKYLSNCLLKYGDDRMTKHVEAIWFSVKDAIFCSEQEPMLSLASELLDHVGFQENEIVTEAIILLQKVILENSGLSLSLIVGDKDINTIVNTVTSFRSYNDIPLQSKHKLCAIGRILYVSAKASITCCNRVFESFFFRLMDTLGLSVRNSSGDCLPNFDYVFSERLNFGALYLCIELLAACRDLVVGSEELTSKSVSAQESWCCMLHSFSSLLMKAFSSVLDASTDKDAYEADIYSGVKGLQILATFPGEFLPISKSIFENVLLTFISIIVEDFNKTLLWKLALKALVQIGSFIDRFHESEKALSYNYIVVEKIVSLMFLDDFGLPFQLRLEAISDIGTTGLNVMLKIVQGLEDAIFANLSEVYVHGNLKSAKIAVQLLECYSNKLLPGIHGAGDFEDVLSRFAVNIWNQIENSMAFSVGAQENELLNATMTAMKLAVGSCSEGSQGKIIKKAYSVLSSCPSFTLMESMPITGTVQLEGLQHTQDLECFSCRDKWVISLFASAIIAVRPQTHIPNIRVVLHLFMTNLLKGHVPAAQALGSMVNKLCPKSNGVEISSTCTLEDALDIIFNTSLWDSHNHGPLKRCSGIGVDNEMGLANLCLSASNCQLLQVCAIEGLAWIGKGLLLRGHEKVKDITMIFLRCLLSSGGIDNLPLNQGSLENNQEQDVLPSVAKSAADAFHVLMSDSEICLNKRFHANIRPLYKQRFFSSVLPILVSSMAESRLSNTRSMLYRALAHIISDTPLIAVLSEAKKIIPILLDSLSILSTYNLDKDILYNLLLVLSGILMDKNGQETVVENAHVIINCLIGLVGYPHMMVVRETAIQCLVAMSRLPHARIYPMRTQVLRSVQKALDDPKRAVRHEAVRCRQAWASIASRSLHF
- the LOC100260012 gene encoding MMS19 nucleotide excision repair protein homolog isoform X4; translation: MKRKSNMGRVTDNDARAVAQAYLENVQVQSLGQHDRKLCFEILECLLDHYPESVASLGDDLVYGICGAIDGEKDPRCLMLTFHIVEILARLFPDPSGPLASFAGDLFDILGCYFPIHFTHPQGEDVDVKRDDLSRALMLAFSSTTLFEPFAIPLLLEKLSSSLPLAKVDSLKYLSNCLLKYGDDRMTKHVEAIWFSVKDAIFCSEQEPMLSLASELLDHVGFQENEIVTEAIILLQKVILENSGLSLSLIVGDKDINTIVNTVTSFRSYNDIPLQSKHKLCAIGRILYVSAKASITCCNRVFESFFFRLMDTLGLSVRNSSGDCLPNFDYVFSERLNFGALYLCIELLAACRDLVVGSEELTSKSVSAQESWCCMLHSFSSLLMKAFSSVLDASTDKDAYEADIYSGVKGLQILATFPGEFLPISKSIFENVLLTFISIIVEDFNKTLLWKLALKALVQIGSFIDRFHESEKALSYNYIVVEKIVSLMFLDDFGLPFQLRLEAISDIGTTGLNVMLKIVQGLEDAIFANLSEVYVHGNLKSAKIAVQLLECYSNKLLPGIHGAGDFEDVLSRFAVNIWNQIENSMAFSVGAQENELLNATMTAMKLAVGSCSEGSQGKIIKKAYSVLSSCPSFTLMESMPITGTVQLEGLQHTQDLECFSCRDKWVISLFASAIIAVRPQTHIPNIRVVLHLFMTNLLKGHVPAAQALGSMVNKLCPKSNGVEISSTCTLEDALDIIFNTSLWDSHNHGPLKRCSGIGVDNEMGLANLCLSASNCQLLQVCAIEGLAWIGKGLLLRGHEKVKDITMIFLRCLLSSGGIDNLPLNQGSLENNQEQDVLPSVAKSAADAFHVLMSDSEICLNKRFHANIRPLYKQRFFSSVLPILVSSMAESRLSNTRSMLYRALAHIISDTPLIAVLSEAKKIIPILLDSLSILSTYNLDKDILYNLLLVLSGILMDKNGQETVVENAHVIINCLIGLVGYPHMMVVRETAIQCLVAMSRLPHARIYPMRTQVLRSVQKALDDPKRAVRHEAVRCRQAWASIASRSLHF